One Acanthochromis polyacanthus isolate Apoly-LR-REF ecotype Palm Island chromosome 6, KAUST_Apoly_ChrSc, whole genome shotgun sequence DNA segment encodes these proteins:
- the LOC127534576 gene encoding uncharacterized protein LOC127534576: MKVHVFGNSPSPAVAIYCMRRAAEEGEREHGTDAKHFVKRQFYVDDGLTSVATPEEAVELLRRTRDMLAASNLRLHKVASNCNQVMEAFPVEDRAKELKDLELGVDPLPVQRSLGLCWNLQTDSFTYRVSNEVKPFTRRGVLSTVNSLFDPLGFAAPVIMQGKALLRELSSEERDWDTPLPPEKEKVWVAWKNSLKALEDLQIKRCYNPGSSREMRSNELCIFSDASTVAIGAVAYLRSVDSNGQYHVGFVLGKSKLAPRPAHTVPRLELCAAVLGVEMYESIKEELDMKIEDVKFFTDSRIVLGYIHNSSKRFHMYVANRVARIRLSTRPDQWHYVSTELNPADRATRSVPAGELKNTDWFKGPNFLYSDSIDKLHQDSQYLLVEPENDKEIRPEVKILITAATESQLSSERFKRFSSWTVLCRAVARLIHVATSFKQNSNGQRGWKSLKEHTNSKELTQAANIVIKSVQQEAYKETFKGMKEGQMNYKNDTLKKLCPVVDKEGLLRVGGRLSSADLTDSEKHPLIIPSASHIATLLVRHFHERSAHQGRHITEGAVRGAGFWIVGGKRLVSSVIHNCVTCRKLRGELQNQKMADLPAGRVTPEPPFTTVGVDVFGPWSIVTRRTRGGSAQNKRWAVLFTCMSTRAVHIELIETMSTDSFINALRRLFAIRGPAKLLYSDRGTNFVGACKELDLGTDDKAVGRYLQERGCSWTLNPPHAPHMGGSWERLIGVSKRILDAMLLKNTQTRLTHEVLSTFMAEVMAILNARPLVPISTDPDCPTILTPAMLLTQKSSTVSAPSGNFSSGQLFGKQWKRVQQLAETFWKRWKGEYLSTLQKRRKWTDSKRNVKEGDVVLLKDLQVSRNEWPMGLVVKTLPSSDKKVRKVEVRVVKGGTAKVFLRPISEIVILLSETE, translated from the coding sequence ATGAAAGTTCATGTTTTTGGCAACAGTCCGTCACCCGCTGTTGCAATTTATTGTATGAGACGGGCTGCAGAAGAAGGTGAGCGAGAACATGGCACCGATGCAAAACATTTCGTTAAGAGACAGTTTTATGTTGATGACGGACTCACATCGGTGGCCACGCCTGAAGAGGCTGTCGAGCTTTTGAGAAGGACAAGAGACATGTTAGCCGCGTCCAACCTGAGACTCCATAAAGTGGCTTCTAACTGTAACCAAGTCATGGAAGCCTTTCCCGTAGAAGACCGGGCAAAAGAGTTAAAAGATTTAGAGCTCGGAGTAGACCCTCTCCCAGTTCAGAGAAGCTTAGGGCTCTGCTGGAATTTACAGACTGACAGTTTCACTTACCGGGTTTCAAACGAGGTAAAACCATTCACGCGCAGGGGAGTCCTGTCAACTGTAAATAGTCTGTTTGACCCTTTAGGCTTTGCTGCGCCCGTAATCATGCAGGGCAAAGCACTACTCAGGGAACTGTCATCTGAAGAAAGGGACTGGGACACACCACTTCCTCCAGAAAAGGAGAAGGTGTGGGTCGCATGGAAAAATTCATTAAAAGCTCTCGAAGACCTGCAGATCAAAAGATGTTACAATCCGGGCTCATCTAGAGAAATGAGAAGTAACGAACTCTGCATCTTCTCAGATGCTTCTACTGTAGCAATAGGAGCTGTAGCTTACCTGCGCTCTGTAGACAGCAATGGCCAATACCATGTAGGTTTTGTGCTAGGGAAGTCTAAACTCGCTCCTCGCCCTGCTCACACTGTACCGCGGCTTGAACTTTGTGCGGCCGTACTCGGAGTTGAAATGTATGAGTCGATTAAGGAAGAGTTAGACATGAAAATAGAGGATGTAAAGTTTTTCACTGATAGTCGCATCGTGTTGGGGTACATACACAACTCTTCCAAAAGATTCCACATGTACGTAGCCAATCGTGTCGCACGCATTAGACTATCCACACGACCTGACCAGTGGCACTACGTATCAACTGAGTTAAATCCAGCTGATCGTGCAACTAGATCAGTCCCAGCAGGTGAGCTTAAAAACACTGACTGGTTCAAAGGCCCAAATTTTCTGTATTCAGACAGTATCGATAAATTACACCAAGACAGTCAGTACCTACTGGTTGAacctgaaaatgacaaagagatACGACCTGAAGTCAAAATATTGATTACTGCAGCGACAGAGTCACAGTTGAGTTCAGAACGTTTCAAAAGATTTTCAAGCTGGACAGTGTTATGTAGAGCAGTAGCCAGACTCATTCATGTTGCTACGTCCTTCAAACAGAACTCAAATGGACAAAGAGGATGGAAAAGTCTCAAAGAACATACAAACAGCAAAGAACTCACTCAAGCTGCAAATATTGTCATTAAGTCAGTCCAGCAGGAAGCATACAAAGAGACATTCAAAGGGATGAAAGAAGGACAGATgaactacaaaaatgacacactcAAAAAACTCTGTCCAGTTGTTGACAAAGAAGGACTGTTACGAGTCGGTGGACGCCTTTCCTCTGCCGATCTCACAGACAGTGAGAAGCACCCTTTGATTATACCTTCTGCCAGCCACATTGCCACGCTTCTTGTGAGACACTTCCATGAACGCTCAGCTCATCAAGGCCGGCACATTACAGAGGgagctgtccgtggtgctggtTTTTGGATAGTTGGAGGAAAACGTCTTGTGTCTTCTGTCATACACAACTGTGTCACATGCCGCAAGCTGCGAGGTGAACTTCAGAATCAAAAAATGGCAGATTTGCCCGCAGGCCGTGTGACTCCGGAGCCTCCATTCACCACCGTAGGTGTGGATGTGTTTGGCCCATGGTCCATTGTCACGCGTCGCACTAGAGGTGGAAGTGCTCAGAACAAAAGGTGGGCTGTCCTCTTTACGTGTATGTCAACCAGGGCTGTTCACATTGAACTGATTGAAACAATGTCCACAGATAGTTTTATAAATGCATTGAGAAGGCTTTTTGCCATTCGCGGCCCAGCAAAGCTCCTGTACTCAGACAGAGGGACTAATTTTGTTGGAGCCTGTAAGGAATTGGATTTAGGCACAGATGACAAAGCAGTAGGAAGATACCTGCAAGAGAGGGGATGCTCATGGACACTTAACCCTCCACACGCACCCCATATGGGAGGGTCGTGGGAACGGCTTATAGGGGTGTCCAAGCGTATCTTAGATGCCATGTTATTAAAGAACACTCAGACACGTCTCACCCACGAGGTCTTGAGCACATTCATGGCAGAGGTAATGGCTATCCTAAATGCGAGGCCTCTTGTCCCAATATCAACCGATCCAGACTGTCCAACAATACTCACTCCAGCGATGTTACTCACACAAAAGTCAAGCACGGTTTCTGCTCCATCTGGAAACTTCTCTTCAGGACAGTTGTTTGGGAAACAGTGGAAACGAGTTCAACAGTTAGCAGAGACATTTTGGAAAAGGTGGAAGGGAGAATATTTGTCTACCTTACAGAAACGCAGAAAATGGACTGACAGCAAGCGGAATGTCAAAGAAGGAGATGTAGTTCTGCTTAAGGACCTTCAAGTAAGCAGAAATGAGTGGCCTATGGGACTGGTGGTGAAAACTCTACCCAGCAGTGACAAAAAAGTTCGCAAAGTAGAAGTGCGAGTTGTAAAAGGAGGGACTGCGAAGGTATTTCTAAGGCCTATCTCAGAGATTGTAATTTTGCTGTCAGAGACTGAGTAA